A part of Paenibacillus donghaensis genomic DNA contains:
- a CDS encoding glycosyl hydrolase family 65 protein, giving the protein MAAVLGFAGVNVDGATVRINPSLPQHWQAVELPIVLRGETFRLRISRDEVTVSAAAANSSPVLFTVQDREEEACPPGGVLRLALTTALI; this is encoded by the coding sequence ATGGCCGCGGTGCTTGGCTTCGCGGGCGTGAATGTCGACGGGGCCACCGTTCGGATCAATCCGTCGCTGCCGCAGCACTGGCAGGCGGTTGAACTTCCGATTGTCCTGCGGGGTGAAACCTTCAGGCTGCGGATTAGCCGGGATGAGGTTACTGTCAGTGCGGCTGCCGCCAACAGCAGCCCTGTGCTCTTCACTGTGCAAGACAGAGAGGAAGAAGCATGTCCTCCGGGCGGTGTGCTCCGGCTGGCCTTGACGACAGCCTTGATATGA
- a CDS encoding alpha/beta hydrolase produces the protein MNMRLLWPDGAPGAKGTTDEDIPAITAYLADGERNAAVIICPGGGYGMRAFHEGEPIALWLNSLGISAFVLRYRVAPYQYPSALLDAQRALRTVRFHAAEYRIDPERLGILGFSAGGHLASAAGVLFDEGNAAAEEPLERESSRPDLLILCYPVISMKEPYVHQGSKENLLGQTPDEQLVNRLSSELQVTAATPPTFLWHTSEDASVPVENSLQFAAALRRHEIPFDLHVYAHGRHGLGLAEDQLHTSGWSGACASWLQLQGYARAAIATS, from the coding sequence ATGAACATGAGACTATTGTGGCCGGATGGAGCTCCTGGGGCAAAAGGAACAACAGATGAGGATATTCCGGCAATTACCGCATATCTGGCAGATGGAGAGCGCAATGCCGCTGTCATTATTTGTCCGGGCGGCGGGTATGGCATGCGCGCATTTCATGAAGGAGAACCGATTGCGCTGTGGCTGAACAGCTTGGGCATTTCGGCTTTTGTGCTGCGCTACCGTGTCGCACCTTATCAATATCCAAGTGCACTGCTGGATGCGCAGCGAGCGCTGCGGACGGTAAGATTCCATGCAGCTGAATACAGGATAGATCCTGAGCGGCTGGGTATTCTCGGCTTCTCTGCCGGAGGGCATTTGGCATCTGCTGCAGGGGTTCTGTTCGACGAGGGGAATGCCGCTGCAGAGGAGCCGCTGGAACGTGAATCCAGCCGTCCGGATCTGCTGATCCTCTGTTATCCGGTGATATCGATGAAGGAGCCGTATGTGCATCAAGGGTCCAAGGAGAATCTGCTCGGCCAGACGCCGGATGAGCAGCTGGTGAACAGACTGAGCAGCGAGCTGCAGGTGACTGCGGCAACGCCTCCAACCTTCCTGTGGCATACGTCAGAGGATGCTTCCGTGCCGGTGGAGAACAGCCTGCAGTTTGCGGCCGCACTGCGCCGTCATGAGATTCCGTTCGACCTTCACGTCTATGCCCATGGCCGCCACGGTCTGGGGCTGGCAGAAGATCAGCTGCATACGAGCGGCTGGAGTGGCGCTTGCGCCTCCTGGCTTCAGCTTCAGGGGTATGCGAGGGCAGCAATAGCAACGTCATAA
- a CDS encoding cyclic lactone autoinducer peptide, which yields MNLVANFLTAVAKTTVSVNCFFIWYKGDIPAELLKK from the coding sequence ATGAATCTGGTTGCTAATTTTTTGACTGCTGTAGCCAAAACTACAGTAAGCGTTAATTGTTTCTTTATCTGGTACAAAGGCGATATTCCAGCCGAGCTTCTCAAAAAATAA
- a CDS encoding glycoside hydrolase family 65 protein: MNWTVQEGHFDSSLVTANGNKYMIGNGYLGYRGTLEEFGKEQLVAVTLAGLYDKAGDQWREPVNAPNGLFTRLTCNGQPLDVLDAELLAHIQELDIRSAIHKRETVYSISEGETLTFTAERFASADNLHLLAGRFTVRCTQDCRVVIDTGIDGEVWDINGPHLFSRLEQLKQNVLVSSAITGELGITVAVAETAVFSFGEQQMDTPGTMRRISFDALAGKTYEWFKYAAVYTGHDVSEPEAEAEMAARAAEQLGYAGLLETHRQLWEERWSRSDVVIEGDDAAQFALRYSIYQLLIIAPSESEKVSIPARGLSGQVYKGAVFWDTEMFMLPFFLHSDPRVARNLMMYRIHTLNGARRKAAEYGFLGAFYAWESQDTGDDACTLFNVNDVFTGRPMRTYFRDKQVHISADVVHGIWQYVQFTGDDSLLADGGAEVIWECARFFYSYAYYNPVKQRYEILDVTGPDEYHERVNNNAFTNALIKETLDIALRTAELLRQKHPSLYQELSEQFSGGPFLTEVKVMLEHLYVPQPDPDSLIIEQFDRYFSLEEVALADLKSRVLNKQEYWGGGNGLATTTTILKQADVVLMLNLFKHSFTKEVKQANWEFYEPRTEHGSSLSPCIYALVAADIGSPDWGYPYFMRTATVDLTGESKQYVGDFISAAHILRRTAGHGWPRCLASRA, translated from the coding sequence TTGAACTGGACAGTCCAAGAAGGGCATTTCGATTCCTCACTAGTAACGGCTAACGGGAATAAATACATGATTGGCAACGGTTATTTGGGATACCGCGGTACGCTGGAGGAGTTCGGCAAGGAACAGCTTGTCGCAGTCACACTAGCCGGGCTATACGACAAAGCGGGAGATCAATGGAGAGAGCCGGTAAATGCCCCGAACGGGCTGTTTACCCGGCTGACCTGCAACGGCCAGCCGCTTGATGTTCTGGATGCGGAGCTTTTGGCCCACATCCAGGAGCTTGATATCCGCAGCGCGATCCATAAGCGTGAGACTGTGTACAGCATCTCTGAAGGGGAGACATTAACCTTCACGGCAGAGCGTTTTGCAAGTGCGGATAACCTGCACCTTCTGGCCGGCCGCTTTACGGTCCGTTGCACACAGGACTGCCGGGTGGTTATTGATACCGGAATTGATGGAGAGGTGTGGGATATCAACGGTCCGCATCTTTTCAGCCGGCTGGAACAACTGAAGCAGAATGTGCTGGTTTCATCCGCTATTACCGGTGAATTGGGAATCACGGTAGCTGTAGCGGAGACAGCAGTATTCAGCTTTGGTGAGCAGCAAATGGATACGCCGGGCACCATGCGCCGGATTTCTTTTGACGCCCTTGCGGGTAAGACATATGAGTGGTTTAAATATGCTGCCGTATATACGGGGCATGACGTCAGCGAACCGGAGGCAGAGGCGGAAATGGCAGCCAGAGCTGCAGAACAGCTCGGCTACGCCGGACTGCTGGAGACTCACCGTCAGCTGTGGGAGGAGAGATGGTCACGCAGCGACGTGGTGATTGAAGGTGACGATGCCGCCCAATTTGCCTTGAGATACAGCATCTATCAGTTGCTGATCATCGCGCCATCCGAGTCGGAGAAGGTGTCCATCCCTGCCAGGGGATTATCAGGTCAAGTATATAAGGGTGCCGTGTTCTGGGATACAGAGATGTTCATGCTTCCTTTTTTCCTCCACAGTGATCCAAGGGTTGCCCGCAATCTGATGATGTACCGGATTCATACCCTGAACGGAGCGCGCCGCAAGGCAGCAGAATATGGCTTCCTTGGGGCATTCTATGCCTGGGAGAGCCAGGATACCGGCGATGACGCCTGTACCTTGTTCAATGTTAATGATGTGTTTACCGGACGTCCGATGCGGACGTATTTCCGCGACAAGCAGGTGCATATCAGCGCAGACGTTGTGCACGGAATCTGGCAATATGTGCAGTTTACCGGTGATGACAGTCTGCTTGCGGACGGAGGGGCCGAAGTCATCTGGGAGTGCGCCCGTTTCTTCTACTCTTACGCCTACTACAATCCGGTCAAACAACGTTATGAAATCCTGGATGTTACGGGTCCGGATGAATATCATGAGCGCGTAAATAATAATGCGTTCACCAATGCGCTAATCAAGGAGACCTTGGATATTGCCCTTCGTACAGCCGAACTGCTGCGACAGAAACACCCTTCGCTATATCAAGAACTGTCTGAACAATTCAGCGGCGGACCTTTCCTCACAGAAGTTAAGGTCATGCTGGAGCATTTATATGTTCCGCAGCCTGATCCGGATAGTCTCATTATCGAGCAGTTTGACCGTTATTTCAGCCTGGAAGAGGTTGCGCTGGCCGATTTGAAATCCCGCGTGTTAAATAAGCAAGAATATTGGGGCGGCGGCAACGGACTGGCTACAACGACAACCATTCTGAAGCAGGCGGACGTAGTGCTTATGCTGAACCTGTTCAAGCATTCCTTCACGAAGGAAGTGAAGCAGGCGAACTGGGAATTTTACGAGCCGCGCACCGAGCACGGTTCCAGTCTCAGCCCGTGCATTTACGCACTGGTTGCTGCAGATATAGGCTCGCCGGATTGGGGATATCCCTATTTCATGCGCACGGCCACTGTGGATCTGACCGGGGAGTCGAAGCAGTATGTAGGCGACTTTATATCGGCGGCACACATCCTGCGGCGAACGGCGGGGCATGGATGGCCGCGGTGCTTGGCTTCGCGGGCGTGA
- a CDS encoding cache domain-containing sensor histidine kinase — MWSALIKPIVRLNVKQQLILLFLIMISPILILNSYGNMKAEAILKRHVTNAYVELNKQNFTIINRDMDTVSKITTTIIQNALIQQINMTGTDPIMDRVQRYEQIEKLLVSYSQGAEHGEGIYYSLYIYDPEDNYFFAPNFPQVKKASVYFFTTGEEPYWFQEAVRQKGRGYLMFTDKLSPQAEDSKTLTYVRAVNNIYRGANSIGVLVVTKMESKIGESLKSISLPDGEIYLTDRNNRVLASTTDTMGEVIDLPNDSVAGDPEGIEDFITADFIYVVNNNHSLGQKLVYKVPVRALLQQQNEMKRVIQYITIAYALFGLIIITYFWRSLMTPLQKLAFFVRKYEPGNRVPETPRRGSNDEVSVLIDSTYDMARRLNGLIIYKYQMELKQKESQLQLLYQQINPHLLYNTLESIYWKSSLEGNLESAEMIKELSKLMKISLSRGRELITLEEELEHATAYIKLQQHRYDYVFSIVWNIASETKSNLIPKITLQPLIENAIIHGVKNMGEDGEIIISAIALGESVLISIEDNGYKSVDYEAIAHVLNDDSPNPASGYGIRNINQRIHLHFGPEFGIAYAPRKEGGTRVTVKLPRSGNSE; from the coding sequence ATGTGGTCTGCGCTTATCAAGCCGATTGTTAGGCTGAATGTCAAGCAGCAGCTTATCCTGCTGTTCCTGATAATGATTTCCCCCATTCTGATTCTGAACAGCTACGGCAATATGAAGGCCGAGGCCATCCTCAAACGCCATGTTACCAATGCCTATGTAGAACTGAATAAGCAGAATTTCACGATTATTAATCGAGATATGGATACCGTCAGCAAAATCACTACAACGATTATCCAGAACGCGCTTATTCAGCAAATTAATATGACTGGCACTGATCCTATCATGGATCGGGTGCAGAGGTACGAACAGATTGAGAAGCTGCTGGTCAGCTATTCCCAGGGTGCCGAGCATGGGGAGGGAATCTATTACTCCCTTTATATTTATGATCCGGAGGATAATTATTTTTTTGCACCTAATTTCCCGCAGGTGAAGAAGGCGAGCGTCTATTTTTTCACCACAGGGGAGGAACCGTATTGGTTCCAGGAAGCGGTAAGGCAGAAAGGCCGCGGTTACCTCATGTTTACGGACAAACTGAGTCCACAGGCCGAGGATTCGAAGACACTTACCTATGTAAGGGCGGTCAATAATATATACAGGGGAGCTAATTCCATCGGTGTGCTGGTCGTTACTAAGATGGAATCCAAAATCGGGGAGTCGCTCAAATCCATTTCGCTGCCGGACGGGGAGATTTATTTGACGGATCGCAATAACCGTGTGCTTGCCTCCACAACGGATACAATGGGTGAAGTGATTGATCTGCCTAACGATTCCGTGGCCGGAGATCCGGAGGGGATCGAGGATTTTATTACTGCAGATTTCATTTATGTGGTGAACAACAACCATTCGCTCGGTCAGAAGCTGGTCTATAAAGTCCCGGTAAGAGCGCTGCTCCAGCAGCAGAACGAAATGAAGCGGGTTATCCAATACATAACGATTGCCTATGCCCTTTTCGGGCTTATTATTATAACGTATTTCTGGCGGTCATTAATGACACCGCTACAGAAGCTGGCCTTCTTCGTCCGCAAATATGAGCCGGGCAACCGGGTGCCGGAGACGCCGCGCAGGGGCAGCAACGATGAGGTCAGTGTACTCATAGATTCCACGTATGATATGGCCCGCCGGTTGAACGGACTGATTATATATAAGTACCAGATGGAGCTGAAACAGAAGGAATCACAGCTGCAGCTGCTGTACCAGCAGATTAACCCCCATTTACTATACAACACGCTGGAGAGCATCTATTGGAAAAGCTCGCTGGAAGGCAACCTGGAATCCGCTGAAATGATCAAGGAGCTGTCCAAGCTGATGAAGATCAGCCTTAGCCGGGGGCGTGAGCTGATTACGCTGGAGGAGGAGCTGGAGCATGCAACCGCCTATATCAAGCTGCAGCAGCACCGTTATGATTATGTCTTCAGCATTGTGTGGAACATTGCGTCAGAGACCAAAAGCAATTTAATTCCCAAGATTACCCTGCAGCCTTTAATAGAGAATGCTATTATTCACGGTGTCAAAAATATGGGCGAGGACGGCGAAATCATCATCAGCGCCATAGCACTGGGGGAGTCAGTTCTCATTTCCATCGAGGATAACGGTTATAAGTCGGTGGATTATGAAGCGATAGCACATGTCCTGAACGATGATAGCCCGAATCCCGCCAGCGGCTATGGGATCCGTAATATTAACCAGCGGATTCATCTGCATTTCGGACCGGAATTCGGCATTGCTTATGCCCCCCGCAAGGAAGGCGGTACTAGGGTGACGGTTAAACTCCCGAGATCGGGAAATTCAGAGTAA
- a CDS encoding Crp/Fnr family transcriptional regulator, producing MIKEHYNVIEARGNTNCFSEQNFNRLLVTMKERMVPEGSHLFWEGDYSDKLYYLKRGRVKLTKSTDEGKELILYMYQAGDMVGQADPFFSTKHSFTAEVIEESEVGVIEQKDLEILICQHCDFAIDFMKWMGIHHRLTQTKFRDLMMYGKPGALCSTLIRLGNTYGEKSGDNVLINKKITHTDLSNMIGATRESVNRMLSDLRKKDAVEYENGMIVIKNLGMLQDICHCEMCPNEICRI from the coding sequence ATGATTAAGGAACATTACAATGTCATCGAAGCCCGCGGAAATACAAACTGTTTCTCCGAACAGAACTTTAACCGACTTCTCGTAACCATGAAGGAACGGATGGTTCCTGAAGGTTCTCATCTATTTTGGGAAGGCGACTACTCGGATAAATTGTATTATCTCAAACGTGGACGTGTGAAATTAACCAAATCTACTGATGAAGGCAAGGAATTAATTCTGTATATGTATCAGGCAGGCGACATGGTCGGCCAGGCTGATCCCTTCTTCAGCACCAAGCATAGCTTCACCGCGGAAGTTATTGAGGAAAGTGAAGTTGGCGTAATTGAGCAGAAGGATCTGGAAATCCTCATCTGCCAGCATTGTGATTTCGCTATCGACTTCATGAAGTGGATGGGCATTCATCACCGTCTCACCCAGACCAAATTCCGCGATCTGATGATGTATGGCAAGCCGGGAGCACTCTGCTCCACCTTGATCCGTCTGGGCAACACCTACGGTGAGAAGAGTGGCGACAACGTTCTGATCAACAAGAAGATCACGCACACAGACCTCTCCAACATGATCGGCGCTACCCGTGAGAGCGTGAACCGGATGCTCAGCGATCTGCGCAAGAAAGACGCTGTAGAGTATGAGAACGGAATGATTGTCATCAAGAATCTTGGCATGCTTCAGGATATTTGCCACTGTGAGATGTGTCCTAACGAAATTTGCCGAATTTAA
- a CDS encoding accessory gene regulator ArgB-like protein — protein sequence MIEQLAFKMAVSLKRSVPDHPTSVEVFKFAISMMLNLMFVVIATFALSFITGHTSEAAIVLLSFALLRQLTGGMHLKTNLQCVLVSTGVFTVITLLDLSQRVTITATLIAFVIVFFLAPVGIAQQSRIPAKYYPYMKLAALVLVASNFFILSIALSISFLVQSFTLVLGRVMKS from the coding sequence ATGATTGAGCAGCTTGCTTTTAAAATGGCAGTCTCACTGAAGCGTTCAGTGCCGGACCATCCTACATCTGTAGAGGTTTTTAAATTTGCCATCTCCATGATGCTGAATCTAATGTTTGTTGTCATTGCGACCTTTGCTTTATCCTTCATTACGGGACATACGAGTGAAGCTGCCATTGTTCTTCTTTCCTTTGCGTTGCTTCGGCAGTTGACCGGAGGTATGCATCTTAAGACCAATCTGCAATGTGTACTAGTTTCCACCGGTGTTTTTACTGTCATTACCTTACTTGATCTCAGTCAAAGAGTAACGATTACAGCGACATTAATTGCTTTTGTAATCGTCTTTTTTCTCGCTCCAGTGGGGATTGCACAGCAATCGCGAATACCGGCAAAATATTATCCTTATATGAAGTTAGCTGCGCTTGTGCTCGTGGCAAGCAATTTTTTCATTCTTTCAATAGCACTTTCAATTAGTTTTCTTGTCCAGAGCTTCACACTTGTTCTCGGAAGGGTGATGAAATCATGA
- the pgmB gene encoding beta-phosphoglucomutase gives MLQNMKGAIFDLDGVIVDTAKYHYLAWAKLADELGFKFTEEHNERLKGVSRMRSLDILLEIGGLEFPEAEKVVMADNKNRLYVEYISRLDESELLPGVKAYLTGLRARGVGIALGSASKNAEFILNKLNITELFDAVVDGNKVALAKPDPEVFLIACRELQLLPEECIVFEDAEAGVQAGQAAGMKVVGIGSREVLKEADLVIPGLHVL, from the coding sequence ATGCTGCAAAATATGAAAGGCGCCATCTTTGATCTGGACGGCGTCATCGTCGATACTGCCAAATACCATTATCTGGCCTGGGCGAAGCTGGCGGATGAGCTTGGCTTCAAATTTACAGAGGAGCACAACGAACGTCTCAAAGGCGTGAGCCGGATGAGATCGCTCGATATCCTGCTGGAGATTGGCGGGCTGGAATTCCCGGAAGCGGAGAAGGTGGTTATGGCAGACAACAAGAACCGTCTGTATGTGGAGTACATTTCCCGGCTTGATGAGTCGGAGCTGCTCCCGGGCGTCAAGGCCTACCTAACTGGACTCCGAGCACGTGGAGTAGGTATTGCGCTCGGTTCAGCCAGTAAGAACGCGGAATTTATTCTGAACAAACTGAACATTACCGAGCTGTTTGATGCGGTTGTTGACGGCAACAAGGTAGCGCTTGCCAAGCCCGACCCCGAGGTATTCCTGATTGCATGCCGCGAGCTGCAGCTGCTGCCGGAGGAATGCATCGTATTCGAGGATGCGGAAGCGGGAGTGCAGGCAGGCCAAGCTGCTGGAATGAAGGTAGTCGGCATAGGCAGCCGCGAGGTTCTGAAGGAAGCGGATCTCGTGATTCCGGGTTTGCATGTGCTGTAA
- a CDS encoding LytTR family transcriptional regulator DNA-binding domain-containing protein: MSYLSVTGNADGSAGIITVDFQDILFLKSNTNESQSILVHTRGGIYYIMGLLRYWVKALNSSGCHFSIVDRGTAVNIDNVARLDRGFKVAYFNNPSDPSSQNCTIAYHRYRLVEKELTMINPDIVIG; the protein is encoded by the coding sequence ATGAGTTATTTATCCGTTACGGGAAATGCCGACGGGTCTGCGGGAATCATCACTGTTGACTTCCAGGACATCTTGTTTCTTAAGAGCAATACGAACGAATCTCAGTCGATCTTAGTACACACAAGGGGCGGTATCTATTATATTATGGGTCTTCTCCGTTATTGGGTGAAGGCACTTAACAGCTCGGGATGTCATTTCAGCATCGTAGATCGGGGAACGGCGGTCAACATTGATAACGTAGCACGTCTGGACAGGGGCTTCAAGGTTGCTTATTTTAACAACCCTTCAGACCCTTCATCTCAGAACTGCACCATTGCTTACCACCGCTACCGGCTGGTGGAGAAGGAGCTAACCATGATTAACCCGGATATCGTTATAGGGTAA
- a CDS encoding GNAT family N-acetyltransferase, with protein MYGLPEDSESYELCRFMIDRKFQGKGYGKQALSLIIEEMKNRFGCKEIHLSTGPENTRGKHIYENLGFVSTGEIEDDEEIYVLKL; from the coding sequence ATGTATGGATTACCTGAAGATAGTGAATCTTATGAACTTTGCAGATTTATGATTGACAGAAAATTTCAGGGGAAGGGCTATGGAAAACAGGCGTTATCGTTAATTATTGAAGAAATGAAAAATCGATTTGGTTGTAAGGAGATTCATCTATCTACAGGGCCTGAGAATACAAGAGGGAAACATATTTATGAGAATCTTGGATTTGTGAGTACAGGGGAAATCGAGGATGACGAGGAAATATACGTGTTGAAATTATGA
- a CDS encoding glycoside hydrolase family 65 protein, with product MAKVADKYLKVDPWAIIEEGFDAERNRTSESIFSLGNEYMGVRGYAEEGYSGDSLLGSYFNGLNEQLDIGNPYKGIIRSLRYMVNAVDWLYTRITLDGEQLDLAKSHISDYVRRLDLRSGTYRRELVWTLGNGKKLKVIFTRLVSMTMSHLGLQQVAFQPLNFSGSVDICTGLDFGIIHEERGECMWNNLRSEGEGAVTAIMASTVNTGNKLFSGFTLQSSQPLQTTRVDREKFIGQNFTLELTQGETAHYTKLAVNCADSESSRTPDGLWNEGMELAATAGKLNEADVFAEQTAYWNGIWETSDICIEGDPENQQGIRFCIFQLFQTYHGDHPGFNIGAKGLTGEVYRGLAFWDTESYCLPFYLFNNPKAARSLLEFRYKTLGEAMQRAKDVDCEGACYPIATIDGTESCDLWQHSNLQLHVGTAVSYGIWHYVKNTGDQSFLYTKGAEMLIQISRFYATRGQWGQRTGEFGYFGVMGPDEFQLMVNNNCYINLMAKQSFEYTLETLRLMKEQAPAEYAEVAAKTALRDEELTDWCSKAEHMRIPVDEETGVYEEHDGFFDMPHIDIHSIPVTEFPLYSNWSYDRLYRYDMIKQPDVLMFMFLYSGQFSKEAKLANYEYYEPRCIHESSLSPSIHSILASEIGKPEEAYQFFEFATRLDLDNYNRNTREGLHTTSIAAAWMNIVYGFGGMRSDGPRLSFQPTLPERWTSYSFQVMVEGVLLRIVVDKNKVTLTSLNGGSAEVIVNGQNIKVDASGQVLPLGEGMIAG from the coding sequence ATGGCTAAAGTGGCGGACAAATATCTAAAGGTAGATCCGTGGGCAATTATTGAAGAGGGCTTTGATGCGGAACGGAACCGGACCTCGGAATCGATTTTTTCATTGGGGAACGAGTATATGGGTGTGCGCGGGTACGCGGAAGAGGGCTATTCCGGTGATTCCCTGCTCGGCAGCTATTTCAACGGTTTAAACGAACAGCTAGATATCGGCAATCCTTATAAAGGCATTATCCGCTCCCTGCGTTACATGGTGAATGCGGTGGACTGGCTGTATACCCGCATTACTCTGGATGGGGAACAGCTTGACCTTGCCAAGAGTCATATATCGGATTATGTGCGCAGGCTGGACCTCCGCAGTGGAACTTACCGGCGAGAGCTGGTATGGACGTTAGGGAACGGCAAGAAACTCAAGGTAATCTTCACGCGTCTGGTCAGTATGACGATGTCCCATTTGGGCCTGCAGCAGGTCGCATTCCAGCCGCTTAATTTCTCGGGGAGCGTGGATATCTGCACCGGGCTTGATTTCGGAATCATTCATGAGGAACGTGGCGAATGTATGTGGAATAACCTCCGTAGTGAAGGGGAAGGGGCTGTCACCGCCATTATGGCAAGTACGGTGAACACCGGGAACAAGCTGTTCTCCGGCTTCACCTTGCAATCCTCGCAGCCACTTCAGACTACAAGAGTAGACCGTGAGAAATTTATCGGGCAGAACTTCACCTTGGAGCTGACCCAAGGAGAAACGGCCCACTATACAAAGCTGGCTGTAAACTGTGCAGACAGTGAGTCTTCCCGAACGCCTGACGGGCTGTGGAATGAAGGCATGGAGTTAGCGGCAACTGCCGGCAAGCTTAATGAAGCTGATGTATTCGCCGAACAGACGGCCTATTGGAACGGAATCTGGGAGACGAGCGATATTTGTATTGAGGGCGATCCGGAGAATCAGCAGGGCATCCGTTTCTGCATCTTCCAGCTCTTTCAGACCTATCATGGCGATCATCCCGGATTTAATATTGGCGCCAAAGGGCTGACGGGTGAAGTCTACCGTGGGCTGGCGTTCTGGGATACGGAGTCTTACTGCCTTCCTTTTTATTTGTTCAATAATCCCAAGGCTGCCCGCAGCCTGTTGGAGTTCCGATACAAGACACTGGGCGAGGCTATGCAGCGTGCCAAGGATGTCGATTGTGAAGGCGCCTGTTATCCGATTGCTACCATTGACGGAACAGAGAGCTGCGACCTATGGCAGCATTCCAACCTGCAGCTGCATGTAGGAACTGCCGTGTCCTATGGAATCTGGCATTATGTCAAGAACACAGGCGATCAATCTTTCCTCTATACCAAAGGTGCGGAAATGCTGATCCAGATCAGCCGCTTCTATGCCACACGCGGTCAATGGGGCCAGCGGACCGGGGAATTTGGCTATTTCGGAGTTATGGGCCCTGATGAATTCCAATTGATGGTGAACAATAACTGTTACATTAACCTCATGGCCAAGCAATCCTTCGAATATACCCTGGAGACGCTCCGCCTGATGAAAGAGCAGGCACCGGCAGAATATGCCGAGGTTGCAGCGAAGACTGCGCTACGTGACGAGGAACTCACCGACTGGTGCTCCAAGGCAGAGCATATGCGGATTCCGGTGGATGAAGAAACCGGAGTGTACGAGGAGCATGACGGATTCTTTGATATGCCGCATATTGATATTCATTCCATTCCTGTGACTGAATTTCCGCTCTACTCGAACTGGTCTTATGACCGGCTGTACCGGTATGACATGATTAAGCAGCCGGATGTGCTGATGTTCATGTTCCTGTACAGCGGGCAGTTCTCCAAAGAAGCCAAGCTTGCCAATTACGAGTATTACGAGCCGAGATGCATTCATGAGTCTTCACTCTCACCTTCGATTCACTCCATACTCGCAAGTGAAATCGGCAAGCCTGAAGAAGCCTACCAGTTCTTTGAATTTGCCACACGCCTGGATCTGGACAACTACAACCGCAATACGCGCGAAGGGCTTCACACCACTTCGATTGCCGCAGCCTGGATGAACATCGTATACGGTTTCGGTGGCATGCGTTCAGACGGCCCGCGTTTGTCCTTCCAGCCTACGCTGCCGGAGCGCTGGACCTCATACAGCTTCCAGGTGATGGTTGAAGGTGTACTGCTGCGCATTGTCGTTGACAAGAACAAGGTAACGCTAACGTCACTGAATGGCGGAAGTGCCGAAGTTATCGTGAATGGGCAGAATATTAAGGTGGATGCCTCCGGTCAGGTGCTTCCGCTGGGTGAAGGGATGATTGCAGGTTGA